One window of the Anaeromyxobacter dehalogenans 2CP-C genome contains the following:
- a CDS encoding endonuclease/exonuclease/phosphatase family protein yields the protein MSRTRLAVLALALSPLALGACSNGDAPSAPASDAVRAPSASGSPSARGAGMDPHSMAGGKKILGVTTRNLYLGADLGPVMAAATPEAFVAATTAVWATVRANDFHLRAEAIADELAATRPGLVGLQEAYLWRVQDPGDFLAGGTTPATTVAYDYVQDLLDALAARDLRYVVAAEVTLFDFEAPVATGQDVRMTDRGVILARSDLTTALPGGGVYATLLPVNVLGNAVQVKRGWVSVDAKYRGEWLRFVSTHLEAYHAGVRTAQAAELAAALAAETRPVVLVGDLNSEPGTEGEAVLAGAGFRDVWAAVNGDAAGLTCCFPEDLRTGPGDPGFADLSTRIDYVLVRGPAQPWSAEVVGETAAERVGGLWPSDHAGVAAEVRVTDGRHAEE from the coding sequence ATGTCCCGCACGCGCCTGGCCGTCCTCGCGCTCGCCCTGTCCCCGCTGGCCCTCGGCGCCTGCAGCAACGGCGACGCTCCCTCCGCCCCGGCCTCCGACGCCGTCCGTGCGCCCAGCGCGTCCGGTTCACCCAGCGCGCGGGGCGCCGGCATGGATCCCCATTCCATGGCAGGAGGCAAGAAGATCCTCGGCGTGACCACCCGGAACCTGTACCTCGGGGCGGACCTGGGGCCGGTCATGGCCGCCGCCACGCCCGAGGCGTTCGTCGCCGCGACCACCGCGGTCTGGGCCACCGTGCGGGCGAACGACTTCCACCTGCGCGCCGAGGCGATCGCCGACGAGCTCGCCGCCACCCGGCCCGGCCTCGTCGGCCTCCAGGAGGCGTACCTGTGGCGCGTGCAGGACCCGGGCGACTTCCTCGCGGGCGGCACGACGCCCGCCACCACCGTGGCGTACGACTACGTGCAGGACCTCCTCGACGCGCTCGCCGCGCGCGACCTCCGCTACGTGGTCGCGGCCGAGGTGACGCTGTTCGACTTCGAGGCGCCGGTGGCGACGGGGCAGGACGTCCGCATGACCGACCGCGGCGTGATCCTGGCGCGGAGCGATCTCACCACCGCGCTGCCCGGCGGCGGCGTGTACGCCACGCTCCTGCCGGTCAACGTGCTCGGGAACGCCGTGCAGGTGAAGCGGGGCTGGGTGTCGGTGGACGCGAAGTACCGTGGCGAGTGGCTGCGCTTCGTCTCGACGCACCTCGAGGCGTACCACGCGGGCGTGCGCACCGCGCAGGCGGCGGAGCTCGCCGCCGCCCTCGCCGCCGAGACGCGGCCGGTGGTGCTGGTCGGCGACCTCAACTCGGAGCCCGGCACGGAGGGTGAAGCGGTGCTGGCCGGCGCAGGGTTCCGCGACGTGTGGGCGGCCGTGAACGGCGACGCCGCCGGGCTCACCTGCTGCTTCCCCGAGGACCTGCGGACCGGCCCCGGCGACCCCGGGTTCGCCGACCTGTCCACGCGCATCGACTACGTGCTCGTGCGCGGGCCGGCGCAGCCGTGGAGCGCCGAGGTGGTGGGCGAGACCGCCGCGGAGCGGGTGGGCGGGCTGTGGCCGAGCGACCACGCCGGCGTCGCGGCCGAGGTCCGCGTCACCGACGGGCGGCACGCAGAGGAGTGA
- a CDS encoding WecB/TagA/CpsF family glycosyltransferase, with the protein MKVARLEWPDLLEWFLRRLDAPAPVRCGTLVLANAHTLNVASASPAARASIRAATLVLNDGVGLDVYARLRTGAPFPYNFAGTDLVPRLLGECARRGLPLRVFLYGARPGRAEEAARRIERDYAPVTVVGVLDGHETTGDEARRAIDAARPDLLLVGLGNPRQEAWMAANAPALRARVAIGVGALFDFMSGSVARAPRAVRAMRLEWLFRLALEPRRLFRRYAIGVPLFLWRTLTYRPGLATSEPATSRPTQSRLPAGRPRIGAPNDSGFGSVLARTAGDANDSGSGVRVGSAG; encoded by the coding sequence GTGAAGGTCGCGCGCCTGGAGTGGCCCGACCTCCTCGAGTGGTTCCTCCGCCGGCTCGACGCTCCGGCGCCGGTCCGGTGCGGCACCCTCGTCCTGGCGAACGCGCACACGCTCAACGTGGCGTCCGCGAGCCCCGCGGCGCGCGCGTCGATCCGCGCGGCGACCCTGGTGCTGAACGACGGCGTCGGACTGGACGTGTACGCGCGGCTCCGCACCGGCGCGCCGTTTCCGTACAACTTCGCGGGCACCGACCTCGTCCCTCGCCTGCTGGGGGAGTGCGCCCGGCGCGGGCTGCCGCTGCGCGTGTTCCTGTACGGGGCGCGCCCCGGGCGCGCGGAGGAGGCGGCGCGCCGGATCGAGCGCGACTACGCGCCGGTGACGGTGGTGGGCGTCCTGGACGGCCACGAGACCACCGGCGACGAGGCGCGCCGGGCCATCGACGCGGCCCGGCCCGACCTGCTGCTCGTCGGGCTCGGTAACCCGCGGCAGGAGGCGTGGATGGCGGCGAACGCGCCGGCGCTTCGTGCGCGGGTCGCGATCGGGGTCGGGGCGCTGTTCGACTTCATGAGCGGGAGCGTCGCGCGGGCTCCCCGCGCGGTGCGCGCCATGCGCCTGGAGTGGCTGTTCCGGCTGGCGCTCGAGCCCCGCCGGCTCTTCCGCCGCTACGCGATCGGGGTGCCGCTCTTCCTCTGGCGGACCCTGACGTACCGCCCGGGTCTGGCGACCTCCGAACCCGCAACCTCCCGCCCGACCCAGAGTCGTTTGCCCGCCGGCAGGCCCCGGATCGGTGCACCCAACGACTCCGGGTTCGGCTCGGTGCTGGCGAGGACGGCGGGAGACGCGAACGACTCTGGGTCGGGGGTGCGGGTGGGGTCGGCGGGCTGA
- a CDS encoding DMT family transporter translates to MRTRIVATYLAVAALWGSTWMAIRIGLEDLPPLRFAGVRMAIAALVLAPFALRGGAWREVVGPARAQLALVAVLQIALPYGLMFVAQQWVPSGLAAVLFASFPVWIALLARALVPGETLTPARVASALLGIAGVAVLQLPHLGDLEGSGRLLLGGALVVLSSMIVALANVLVRRHLAAVSPLAMTAGQTAVGAVLLLAAAALLEQGRPAAFTASAVAALAWLAVFGTALTYVGLYWLVPRVPMAAIGALPLLDTSVAVTLGALVLHEPVGWNLALGGGMVLAAAALTIPRRR, encoded by the coding sequence GTGCGCACCCGCATCGTCGCCACCTACCTCGCCGTCGCCGCGCTGTGGGGCTCGACCTGGATGGCCATCCGGATCGGCCTCGAGGACCTGCCGCCGCTCCGCTTCGCCGGCGTGCGCATGGCCATCGCGGCGCTGGTGCTCGCGCCGTTCGCGCTGCGCGGCGGCGCCTGGCGCGAGGTGGTGGGGCCGGCGCGGGCGCAGCTCGCGCTCGTGGCCGTGCTGCAGATCGCGCTCCCTTACGGCCTCATGTTCGTGGCGCAGCAGTGGGTCCCGTCGGGCCTGGCGGCGGTGCTGTTCGCGTCGTTCCCGGTCTGGATCGCGCTCCTCGCGCGCGCCCTGGTCCCCGGCGAGACGCTCACGCCGGCGCGCGTCGCCTCGGCGCTGCTCGGGATCGCGGGCGTGGCCGTGCTGCAGCTCCCGCACCTCGGCGACCTGGAGGGCTCGGGCCGGCTCCTGCTGGGCGGCGCGCTCGTGGTGCTCTCGTCGATGATCGTGGCGCTCGCGAACGTGCTGGTGCGCCGCCACCTCGCGGCCGTCTCGCCGCTCGCCATGACCGCCGGGCAGACCGCCGTCGGCGCGGTGCTGCTCCTCGCCGCGGCCGCGCTGCTGGAGCAGGGTCGCCCGGCCGCGTTCACCGCGAGCGCGGTCGCGGCGCTCGCGTGGCTGGCGGTGTTCGGCACCGCGCTCACCTACGTGGGCCTGTACTGGCTGGTGCCGCGCGTCCCCATGGCCGCGATCGGCGCGCTGCCGCTGCTCGACACCAGCGTGGCGGTGACGCTGGGCGCGCTCGTGCTCCACGAGCCGGTGGGCTGGAACCTGGCGCTGGGCGGCGGGATGGTGCTCGCCGCCGCGGCGCTCACCATCCCGCGGCGCCGGTGA
- a CDS encoding NAD-dependent epimerase — protein MPPTLVTGAAGFIGFHLAKALLERGDEVLGIDSMVPYYDVRLKEARLAQLTGRPGFTFERLDLADRDATARLFERARFGAVVHLAAQPGVRYSLENPHAYVDANVTGFLDVLEGCRHHPVRHLVYASSSSVYGGNSKVPFAVTDNVDHPVSLYAATKKANELMAYTYSHLFAIPATGLRFFTVYGPWGRPDMAPMLFARAILEGQPIKVFNHGQMRRDFTYVDDIVEGVIRVLDRPPAAGVVPPHRLYNIGNSQPVELLRFIEVMEEALGKKAVRELLPMQPGDVPATFADVSELERDVGFRPATSIEEGVRRFVAWYRTYHRG, from the coding sequence ATGCCCCCGACCCTCGTCACCGGCGCCGCCGGCTTCATCGGATTCCACCTCGCGAAGGCGCTGCTCGAGCGCGGCGACGAGGTGCTCGGCATCGACTCGATGGTGCCGTACTACGACGTCCGCCTGAAGGAGGCGCGCCTCGCGCAGCTGACGGGCCGGCCGGGGTTCACGTTCGAGCGGCTCGACCTCGCCGATCGCGACGCGACCGCCCGCCTGTTCGAGCGCGCCCGGTTCGGCGCGGTGGTGCACCTCGCCGCCCAGCCCGGCGTGCGCTACTCGCTCGAGAACCCGCACGCCTACGTGGACGCGAACGTGACCGGCTTCCTCGACGTGCTCGAGGGCTGTCGCCACCACCCGGTCCGCCACCTGGTCTACGCGTCCTCGAGCTCCGTCTACGGCGGCAACTCCAAGGTGCCGTTCGCGGTGACCGACAACGTCGATCACCCCGTCAGCCTGTACGCCGCCACCAAGAAGGCGAACGAGCTGATGGCGTACACGTACAGTCACCTGTTCGCGATCCCCGCCACCGGGCTGCGCTTCTTCACCGTGTACGGCCCCTGGGGGCGCCCGGACATGGCGCCCATGCTGTTCGCCCGGGCCATCCTCGAGGGCCAGCCGATCAAGGTCTTCAACCACGGGCAGATGCGGCGCGACTTCACCTACGTGGACGACATCGTCGAGGGCGTCATCCGCGTCCTCGACCGGCCGCCCGCGGCCGGCGTGGTGCCACCGCACCGCCTCTACAACATCGGCAACAGCCAGCCGGTCGAGCTGCTCCGCTTCATCGAGGTGATGGAGGAGGCGCTCGGGAAGAAGGCGGTGCGCGAGCTCCTCCCCATGCAGCCCGGCGACGTCCCGGCCACATTTGCCGACGTCTCGGAGCTCGAGCGGGACGTCGGGTTCCGGCCCGCCACCTCGATCGAGGAGGGCGTGCGCCGCTTCGTGGCCTGGTACCGGACGTACCACCGCGGGTGA
- a CDS encoding bacteriohemerythrin: MAITWDPTLALGIEEIDAQHEELFRRVDALLESVQERRSAEETRRMLAFLDAYVVEHFGAEEALMQAHRYPGLAAQRAEHAGFAADLAALREELERDGMNALLVVRVNARVATWLFEHISRSDRAFGRFLLAAPAARA, encoded by the coding sequence ATGGCCATCACCTGGGACCCGACGCTCGCGCTCGGCATCGAGGAGATCGACGCGCAGCACGAGGAGCTCTTCCGACGCGTCGATGCGCTGCTCGAATCCGTCCAGGAACGCCGGAGCGCCGAGGAGACGCGCCGGATGCTCGCGTTCCTCGACGCGTACGTCGTCGAGCACTTCGGCGCCGAGGAGGCGCTGATGCAGGCGCACCGCTACCCGGGCCTGGCGGCGCAGCGAGCGGAGCACGCGGGCTTCGCCGCGGACCTCGCGGCCCTTCGCGAGGAGCTCGAGCGCGACGGCATGAACGCGCTCCTCGTCGTCCGCGTGAACGCCCGCGTCGCCACCTGGCTCTTCGAGCACATCAGCCGCTCCGACCGCGCCTTCGGCCGGTTCCTGCTCGCCGCCCCCGCCGCTCGCGCCTGA
- a CDS encoding transposase produces MTAPRQVLPGVTYLVTRRCFQRMFLLRPSPETNAIFLYVLAVAARRYGILVHAFCVMSNHFHLVVTDVDARIPEFEQYLNALVARAVNASLGRWESFWAPGSYSAVVLSSPQDVLEKAAYVLTNPVKAGLVASAQAWPGLWSAPASIGAGALRAARPEPFFRRNGPMPDEAQLALVPPPGFDSAEAFRAQLVDAIAARERAIGDAHALGGNGFLGARRVLAQRPTGRPTVPAPMRGLRPRVAARDPWKRIEALGRLAGFLRDYREAWRARRAGRADAVFPAGTYLLRVAHGVPCAGVG; encoded by the coding sequence ATGACCGCTCCGCGCCAGGTCCTCCCGGGCGTCACCTACCTCGTGACGCGCCGCTGCTTCCAGCGGATGTTCCTGCTCCGCCCCTCGCCCGAGACGAACGCGATCTTCCTGTACGTGCTCGCGGTCGCGGCGCGGCGGTACGGCATCCTGGTGCACGCGTTCTGCGTGATGTCGAACCACTTCCACCTGGTCGTCACCGACGTGGACGCGCGCATTCCCGAGTTCGAGCAGTACCTGAACGCGCTCGTCGCCCGCGCGGTGAACGCCTCGCTCGGCCGCTGGGAGTCGTTCTGGGCGCCGGGCAGCTACAGCGCCGTGGTGCTCTCGTCCCCGCAAGACGTGCTCGAGAAGGCCGCCTACGTCCTCACGAACCCGGTGAAGGCCGGGCTGGTCGCGTCCGCGCAGGCGTGGCCCGGGCTCTGGTCGGCGCCGGCGTCGATCGGTGCGGGCGCGCTGCGGGCCGCGCGACCGGAACCGTTCTTCCGCCGGAACGGTCCGATGCCCGACGAGGCGCAGCTCGCGCTCGTGCCGCCGCCGGGGTTCGACTCGGCGGAGGCGTTCCGCGCGCAGCTCGTGGACGCGATCGCGGCCCGCGAGCGCGCGATCGGGGATGCGCACGCGCTCGGCGGGAACGGGTTCCTGGGTGCGCGGCGGGTGCTCGCGCAGCGCCCGACGGGCCGCCCCACGGTGCCGGCGCCGATGCGCGGCCTCCGCCCGCGGGTGGCGGCGCGGGATCCCTGGAAGCGGATCGAGGCGCTCGGACGGCTGGCCGGGTTCCTGCGTGACTACCGGGAGGCTTGGCGGGCCCGCCGTGCCGGGCGCGCCGACGCCGTCTTCCCGGCCGGCACGTACCTGCTGCGCGTCGCGCACGGTGTCCCCTGCGCCGGCGTCGGCTGA
- a CDS encoding serine/threonine-protein kinase, with translation MVRKVGTSRIVREIGRGGMGVVYEAFQEGLERPVAVKALDQKLVRSSEVVERFRREGRAYAQLRHEAIVAVHDLVEKDDQLYLVTDLVDGADLARVLAQGGALPADCVAVIGARLAEALDYVHWSGLLHRDVKPANVMISRLGEVKLMDFGIAKGAEDPSLTRVGMLVGSPSYMAPEVLAGDEGGPAADVWALGVTLYELVCGEKPFRGANADELFRLVRRGRFRRVRSLAPGCPARVAAAIERCLARAPERRWKSAGALARHLDAFAAKKLAKLHPRARLVALLANRGFATEEVALSRMDVATLNATRLADEKGTATVAEFPVRRRRRATALQAALALAAAAAAWLAPLALS, from the coding sequence ATGGTGAGGAAGGTCGGGACGAGCCGGATCGTCCGCGAGATCGGCCGCGGCGGAATGGGCGTGGTGTACGAGGCGTTCCAGGAAGGCCTGGAGCGTCCCGTCGCCGTGAAGGCGCTCGACCAGAAGCTCGTCCGCTCGAGCGAGGTGGTCGAGCGCTTCCGGCGGGAGGGTCGCGCGTACGCGCAGCTCCGCCACGAGGCGATCGTGGCGGTGCACGATCTCGTGGAGAAGGACGACCAGCTCTACCTCGTGACCGACCTCGTTGACGGCGCCGACCTCGCCCGCGTGCTGGCCCAGGGCGGCGCGCTGCCGGCCGACTGCGTGGCGGTGATCGGCGCGCGCCTCGCCGAGGCGCTCGACTACGTGCACTGGAGCGGCCTGCTGCACCGCGACGTGAAGCCCGCGAACGTGATGATCTCCCGGCTCGGCGAGGTGAAGCTGATGGACTTCGGCATCGCCAAGGGCGCCGAGGATCCCTCGCTCACGCGCGTGGGCATGCTGGTGGGCAGCCCCTCGTACATGGCGCCGGAGGTGCTGGCCGGCGACGAGGGCGGGCCCGCCGCGGACGTGTGGGCGCTCGGCGTGACGCTCTACGAGCTGGTCTGCGGCGAGAAGCCGTTCCGCGGCGCGAACGCGGACGAGCTGTTCCGGCTGGTGCGGCGCGGGCGCTTCCGCAGGGTCCGCTCGCTCGCCCCCGGGTGCCCGGCGCGCGTCGCCGCTGCCATCGAGCGCTGCCTGGCGCGCGCGCCGGAGCGGCGCTGGAAGAGCGCCGGCGCGCTGGCGCGCCACCTCGACGCGTTCGCGGCGAAGAAGCTCGCGAAGCTCCACCCGCGCGCGCGCCTGGTGGCGCTGCTCGCGAACCGCGGCTTCGCCACCGAGGAGGTGGCGCTCTCGCGCATGGACGTGGCCACGCTGAACGCCACCCGCCTCGCCGACGAGAAGGGCACCGCCACCGTGGCCGAGTTCCCGGTGCGCCGCCGCCGCCGCGCCACCGCGCTCCAGGCCGCGCTCGCGCTCGCCGCCGCGGCCGCGGCGTGGCTCGCGCCGCTCGCCCTGTCCTGA
- the nifJ gene encoding pyruvate:ferredoxin (flavodoxin) oxidoreductase, with translation MASRRMVTMDGNEAAASVAHRVSEVIAIYPITPSSNMGEWADEWSAKGRKNVWGTVPSVAEMQSEGGAAGAVHGALQAGSLTTTFTASQGLLLMIPNMYKIAGELTAFCMHVSARAVATHALSIFGDHSDVMAVRQTGFGLLSSASVQEAHDMAAIAHRATLLSRVPFLHFFDGFRTSHEVAKIEELTDDDLRAMIPEELVAAHRARALTPDRPTLRGSAQNPDAFFQAREACNPYYLDAAGHVQAAMDHFGKLTGRKYKLFEYFGHPEAERVVVAMGSACETAQETVEHLIARGEKVGLLKVRLYRPFDLGAFMTALPRTVHALAVLDRTKEPGALGEPLYQDVVTALREAEQAHIDRFHHQITVIGGRYGLSSKEFTPGQVKAALDELSKARPMRHFTVGINDDVTHLSLKTDPTFDTEGKDVVRALFFGLGADGTVGANKNSIKIIGEDTPNFAQGYFVYDSKKSGSVTISHLRFGPRPIHSAYLIEKANFVACHQFGFLEKYDMAEMAVPGATLLLNSPYGPDEVWGHLPREVQEQILSKGLKLYVIDAYKVARETGMGVRINTIMQTCFFAISGVLSRDEAIGHIKKTIEKTYARKGAEVVQKNFAAVDHTLAHLYQVKVEGRAATGAPRPPAVSEAAPDFVKRVTALMLAGKGDQLPVSAFPVDGTWPTGTSKWEKRSIALEIPVWEPSLCIQCNKCALICPHAAIRPKFYGPEVLGGAPQGFLAMDYKSADVKGAKYSLQVAPDDCTGCTLCVEICPAESKTEKGKKAINMADAMPLKEKERANFEFFLSIPDADRKKVKLDVKGTQFLEPLFEFSGACTGCGETPYLKLLTQLYGDRAVIANATGCSSIFGGNLPTTPYTQNCEGRGPAWANSLFEDNAEFGYGMRLSIDKQAEQARELLAVLGPKLGDALVDELLKADQSDETGIEKQRARVAELKAKLQMMDGLEARWLLRIADYLVRKSVWIVGGDGWAYDIGYGGLDHVIAQGRDVNILVLDTEVYSNTGGQASKATPMGAAAKFAVAGKNLPKKDLAMLAMSYGHPYVARVAMGAKDAQTIAAFKEADSYTGTSVIVAYAHCIAHGYEMSEAIGQQEKAVESGYWPLFRYDPRRVAAGDSPLKLDSAAPKIELARFTEGETRFRQVEQANPQAFARMLEQAQKDVREKYALYEQLAKAMNPANLVPGAASGTGKPRA, from the coding sequence ATGGCGAGCAGGCGAATGGTGACGATGGACGGCAACGAGGCCGCCGCCTCCGTGGCCCACCGGGTCAGCGAGGTCATCGCCATCTACCCGATCACCCCGTCCTCGAACATGGGGGAGTGGGCGGACGAGTGGTCTGCGAAGGGCCGCAAGAACGTCTGGGGGACGGTGCCCAGCGTGGCGGAGATGCAGTCGGAGGGCGGCGCCGCGGGCGCGGTCCACGGCGCGCTGCAGGCGGGCTCGCTCACGACGACCTTCACGGCGTCGCAGGGCCTGCTGCTCATGATCCCGAACATGTACAAGATCGCGGGCGAGCTGACCGCGTTCTGCATGCACGTGAGCGCGCGCGCGGTCGCGACCCACGCGCTGTCGATCTTCGGCGACCACTCCGACGTCATGGCGGTGCGCCAGACCGGCTTCGGGCTGCTCTCGTCGGCCTCGGTGCAGGAGGCCCACGACATGGCGGCCATCGCGCACCGCGCCACCCTGCTCTCGCGCGTGCCGTTCCTGCACTTCTTCGACGGGTTCCGCACCTCGCACGAGGTCGCCAAGATCGAGGAGCTCACCGACGACGACCTGCGCGCCATGATCCCGGAGGAGCTGGTGGCGGCGCACCGCGCCCGCGCCCTCACCCCGGACCGGCCCACGCTCCGCGGCAGCGCGCAGAACCCCGACGCGTTCTTCCAGGCGCGCGAGGCCTGCAACCCGTACTACCTCGACGCCGCCGGGCACGTGCAGGCGGCGATGGACCACTTCGGCAAGCTCACCGGCCGCAAGTACAAGCTGTTCGAGTACTTCGGCCACCCCGAGGCGGAGCGCGTGGTGGTCGCGATGGGCTCGGCCTGCGAGACCGCGCAGGAGACGGTCGAGCACCTCATCGCGCGCGGCGAGAAGGTGGGCCTGCTGAAGGTCCGGCTGTACCGGCCCTTCGACCTGGGCGCGTTCATGACCGCGCTGCCGCGCACCGTGCACGCGCTGGCCGTGCTCGACCGGACGAAGGAGCCGGGCGCGCTCGGCGAGCCGCTCTACCAGGACGTGGTCACCGCGCTGCGCGAGGCCGAGCAGGCGCACATCGACCGCTTCCACCACCAGATCACGGTCATCGGCGGGCGCTACGGCCTCTCCTCGAAGGAGTTCACGCCCGGCCAGGTGAAGGCGGCGCTCGACGAGCTGTCGAAGGCGCGCCCGATGCGCCACTTCACGGTGGGCATCAACGACGACGTCACCCACCTGTCGCTCAAGACCGACCCGACCTTCGACACCGAGGGCAAGGACGTGGTCCGGGCGCTGTTCTTCGGCCTGGGCGCGGACGGCACCGTCGGCGCGAACAAGAACTCCATCAAGATCATCGGCGAGGACACGCCGAACTTCGCGCAGGGCTACTTCGTCTACGACTCGAAGAAGTCCGGGTCGGTGACCATCAGCCACCTGCGCTTCGGGCCTCGCCCCATCCACTCCGCCTACCTCATCGAGAAGGCGAACTTCGTGGCGTGCCACCAGTTCGGCTTCCTCGAGAAGTACGACATGGCCGAGATGGCGGTGCCCGGCGCGACGCTGCTCCTCAACTCGCCCTACGGGCCGGACGAGGTGTGGGGCCACCTGCCGCGCGAGGTGCAGGAGCAGATCCTCTCTAAGGGGCTGAAGCTCTACGTCATCGACGCGTACAAGGTCGCGCGCGAGACGGGCATGGGGGTGCGCATCAACACCATCATGCAGACGTGCTTCTTCGCGATCTCCGGCGTCCTCTCGCGCGACGAGGCCATCGGCCACATCAAGAAGACCATCGAGAAGACCTACGCGCGCAAGGGCGCCGAGGTGGTGCAGAAGAACTTCGCCGCGGTGGACCACACGCTCGCGCACCTGTACCAGGTGAAGGTCGAGGGCCGCGCCGCCACCGGCGCGCCGCGGCCGCCGGCGGTGTCCGAGGCCGCGCCCGACTTCGTGAAGCGCGTCACCGCGCTCATGCTCGCGGGCAAGGGCGACCAGCTCCCGGTGTCGGCGTTCCCGGTGGACGGCACCTGGCCCACCGGCACGTCGAAGTGGGAGAAGCGGTCGATCGCGCTCGAGATCCCGGTGTGGGAGCCGAGCCTCTGCATCCAGTGCAACAAGTGCGCGCTCATCTGCCCGCACGCGGCCATCCGGCCGAAGTTCTACGGCCCCGAGGTGCTCGGCGGCGCGCCGCAGGGCTTCCTCGCGATGGACTACAAGAGCGCCGACGTGAAGGGGGCGAAGTACTCGCTCCAGGTGGCGCCCGACGACTGCACCGGCTGCACGCTCTGCGTCGAGATCTGCCCGGCGGAGTCGAAGACGGAGAAGGGCAAGAAGGCCATCAACATGGCCGACGCCATGCCGCTGAAGGAGAAGGAGCGGGCGAACTTCGAGTTCTTCCTCTCCATCCCCGACGCCGACCGCAAGAAGGTGAAGCTGGACGTGAAGGGGACGCAGTTCCTCGAGCCGCTGTTCGAGTTCTCCGGCGCCTGCACCGGCTGCGGCGAGACCCCGTACCTGAAGCTCCTCACCCAGCTCTACGGCGACCGCGCCGTGATCGCGAACGCCACCGGGTGCTCGTCGATCTTCGGCGGCAACCTCCCGACCACCCCGTACACGCAGAACTGCGAGGGGCGCGGGCCGGCCTGGGCGAACTCGCTGTTCGAGGACAACGCCGAGTTCGGCTACGGGATGCGGCTCTCGATCGACAAGCAGGCCGAGCAGGCGCGCGAGCTGCTCGCGGTGCTCGGGCCGAAGCTGGGCGACGCGCTGGTGGACGAGCTGCTGAAGGCCGACCAGTCGGACGAGACCGGGATCGAGAAGCAGCGGGCCCGGGTGGCGGAGCTGAAGGCGAAGCTGCAGATGATGGACGGGCTCGAGGCGCGCTGGCTGCTCCGCATCGCGGACTACCTGGTGCGCAAGAGCGTCTGGATCGTCGGCGGCGACGGGTGGGCGTACGACATCGGGTACGGCGGCCTGGACCACGTGATCGCGCAGGGGCGCGACGTGAACATCCTGGTGCTCGACACCGAGGTGTACTCGAACACCGGCGGCCAGGCGTCGAAGGCGACGCCGATGGGCGCGGCGGCGAAGTTCGCGGTGGCCGGCAAGAACCTTCCCAAGAAGGACCTCGCCATGCTGGCCATGAGCTACGGGCACCCGTACGTCGCGCGGGTGGCGATGGGCGCGAAGGACGCGCAGACCATCGCCGCGTTCAAGGAGGCGGACAGCTACACGGGGACGTCGGTGATCGTGGCGTACGCGCACTGCATCGCGCACGGGTACGAGATGAGCGAGGCGATCGGGCAGCAGGAGAAGGCGGTCGAGTCCGGGTACTGGCCGCTGTTCCGGTACGACCCGCGCCGTGTCGCCGCCGGCGACAGCCCGCTGAAGCTGGACAGCGCCGCGCCGAAGATCGAGCTGGCGCGGTTCACCGAGGGCGAGACGCGGTTCCGGCAGGTGGAGCAGGCGAACCCGCAGGCCTTTGCGAGGATGCTGGAGCAGGCGCAGAAGGACGTCCGGGAGAAGTACGCGCTGTACGAGCAGCTCGCGAAGGCCATGAACCCCGCGAACCTGGTCCCCGGCGCCGCCAGCGGAACCGGCAAGCCCCGCGCCTGA